In a genomic window of Candidatus Zixiibacteriota bacterium:
- a CDS encoding BBE domain-containing protein yields the protein ERLLKAKKKYDPQNLFCMNQNISPDE from the coding sequence TGAGCGGCTTTTGAAGGCAAAAAAGAAATATGACCCGCAGAATCTTTTCTGTATGAATCAGAATATTTCCCCCGACGAGTGA